The proteins below come from a single Malus sylvestris chromosome 3, drMalSylv7.2, whole genome shotgun sequence genomic window:
- the LOC126617405 gene encoding dof zinc finger protein DOF2.1-like: protein MDPSSGRQQQQEMSTHSLDMLVGSKSQQQQQDRKPRPQPEQALKCPRCDSTNTKFCYYNNYSLSQPRYFCKSCRRYWTKGGTLRNVPVGGGCRKNKRSSSAAKRAQEQPLTPNSNPLPGLGYDSNDLTLAFARLQRQQSCGGQLGFDDHNILGNPNSAPGFLDGLRTGFLESHNGNFQNLYNYGFGNGNGNLGEVEDCGGGMGIHHPFEEATTTSTTNAVTVTTMKQELFNAQSESSNRVLWGFPWQMNGGDHHANMVGNGNHEYDSGRESWNGIASSWQHGLVHTTPLV from the exons aTGGATCCTTCAAGTGGACGACAACAACAACAG GAAATGTCAACTCATTCACTGGACATGCTGGTCGGCTCAAAATCCCAACAGCAGCAGCAAGACAGGAAGCCGAGGCCCCAGCCAGAACAAGCTCTAAAATGTCCGAGATGTGATTCCACGAACACAAAATTCTGCTACTACAACAACTACAGCCTCTCTCAGCCTAGGTACTTCTGCAAGTCCTGCAGAAGGTACTGGACCAAAGGTGGTACCCTCAGGAATGTTCCTGTGGGTGGAGGGTGCAGGAAGAACAAGAGATCGTCTTCGGCGGCGAAGCGAGCTCAGGAGCAACCGCTCACGCCCAATTCCAACCCACTCCCAGGTCTAGGTTATGACTCAAATGACCTCACCCTTGCATTTGCTAGGCTCCAAAGGCAGCAGTCATGTGGTGGGCAGTTAGGGTTTGATGATCATAACATTCTTGGAAACCCTAATTCAGCTCCTGGGTTTCTTGATGGACTCAGGACTGGGTTTCTTGAGTCACACAATGGTAATTTCCAGAACTTGTATAACTATGGGTTTGGGAATGGTAATGGGAATTTGGGTGAGGTGGAAGATTGTGGTGGAGGAATGGGAATCCATCACCCATTTGAAGAAGCCACCACCACCTCAACCACCAACGCAGTGACGGTTACAACAATGAAGCAAGAACTGTTCAATGCGCAAAGTGAGAGCAGCAACAGAGTTTTGTGGGGTTTTCCATGGCAGATGAACGGTGGAGATCATCATGCAAACATGGTGGGGAATGGGAATCACGAGTATGATTCAGGAAGAGAGAGCTGGAACGGGATTGCTTCATCTTGGCAGCATGGACTTGTGCACACAACTCCCCTAGTGTAA